A genomic region of Ewingella sp. CoE-038-23 contains the following coding sequences:
- a CDS encoding OsmC family protein, with the protein MQARVKWVEGLTFLGESASGHQVLMDGNAGDKAPSPMEMLLMSAGGCSAIDVVSILQKGRNEVHNCEVKLTSERREEAPRLFTRINLHFIVSGKDLTDKVVERAVALSAEKYCSVSLMLGKAATITHSFEIVEAE; encoded by the coding sequence ATGCAGGCACGGGTAAAATGGGTTGAAGGGCTGACATTTTTGGGTGAATCCGCCTCTGGACATCAGGTTCTGATGGACGGCAATGCGGGCGACAAGGCCCCAAGCCCGATGGAAATGTTGCTGATGTCTGCGGGAGGTTGCAGCGCCATCGACGTGGTGTCGATTCTGCAAAAAGGTCGCAACGAGGTGCACAATTGCGAAGTGAAACTGACCTCAGAACGCCGCGAAGAAGCACCGCGCCTGTTCACGCGCATCAACCTGCATTTTATTGTCAGCGGCAAAGATTTGACCGACAAAGTGGTCGAGCGCGCCGTGGCGCTGTCCGCTGAAAAATACTGTTCTGTTTCATTGATGCTGGGCAAAGCCGCCACCATCACCCACAGCTTTGAAATCGTCGAAGCAGAGTAA
- the crp gene encoding cAMP-activated global transcriptional regulator CRP, translating into MVLGKPQTDPTLEWFLSHCHIHKYPSKSTLIHQGEKAETLYYIVKGSVAVLIKDEEGKEMILSYLNQGDFIGELGLFEEGQERSAWVRAKTACEVAEISYKKFRQLIQVNPDILMRLSAQMATRLQVTSEKVGNLAFLDVTGRIAQTLLNLAKQPDAMTHPDGMQIKITRQEIGQIVGCSRETVGRILKMLEDQSLISAHGKTIVVYGTR; encoded by the coding sequence ATGGTTCTCGGCAAGCCACAAACAGACCCTACTCTCGAATGGTTCCTGTCTCACTGTCATATACATAAGTATCCTTCTAAAAGTACGCTGATTCACCAAGGTGAAAAGGCCGAAACGCTTTACTACATCGTGAAAGGGTCGGTTGCCGTCCTGATTAAAGATGAAGAAGGCAAAGAGATGATACTGTCCTACCTGAATCAAGGTGACTTCATCGGCGAGCTGGGACTCTTCGAAGAAGGTCAGGAACGTAGTGCTTGGGTTCGTGCAAAAACTGCCTGCGAAGTGGCTGAAATTTCCTATAAAAAATTCCGCCAGTTGATTCAGGTTAATCCGGACATTCTGATGCGCTTATCCGCTCAGATGGCGACACGCCTGCAAGTAACCTCTGAGAAAGTCGGTAACCTGGCCTTCCTCGACGTTACCGGCCGTATCGCGCAGACCTTGCTGAATCTGGCAAAACAACCGGATGCGATGACTCACCCAGACGGGATGCAGATCAAAATCACTCGTCAGGAAATTGGCCAGATCGTGGGTTGCTCCCGCGAAACCGTTGGTCGAATTCTAAAAATGCTGGAAGATCAGAGCCTGATCTCCGCTCACGGTAAAACGATTGTCGTTTACGGCACACGTTAA
- a CDS encoding ABC transporter ATP-binding protein, whose protein sequence is MTLSTSVTDAVVELRGICKQFGKVRANDKVDMTIAAGEIVALLGENGAGKSTLMQILYGLYQADTGDILVEGRRVSIKDPGDAIRLGIGMVHQEFMLVQPMSVVENVILGLKETRSGYLDLHAAARRLQQISDKHGLAVDPWAKIQHLPIGVQQRVEILKLLYRDAKVLILDEPTAVLTPREKEGLFATLDSLRAEGRSVVIVTHKLYEIMAVADRVCVMRSGKMVESVAVTQTSETDLARRMVGRDVLLRVEKPQQTPGEEVLHIDNIAMRDEAGNQKIWRVALKVRAGEILGIAGVDGNGQSELADALLNLRPIEAGRIVLGGVDISDFTPAQRRGAGIGFIPADRRGVGSVTSMSISDNAILGAPRQHARARGWLFSKKSIAAKAQEIVNHFRVVTPDLDFEAGKLSGGNLQKLILGREVLRRPRLLVVEQPTRGLDVGAVEAVWQGLLEARQQGCAIVMISAELEEIMNLSDRIAVMYAGQIAGVLDAAEATTEQIGELMAGGKLANLKPGSSLKEAS, encoded by the coding sequence ATGACGTTATCCACCTCCGTTACCGACGCGGTCGTCGAACTGCGCGGTATCTGTAAACAGTTCGGCAAGGTTCGGGCCAACGATAAGGTCGATATGACCATTGCGGCCGGTGAAATTGTCGCCCTGCTCGGGGAAAACGGCGCAGGCAAAAGTACGTTGATGCAAATTTTGTACGGCTTATATCAGGCCGACACCGGGGATATTTTGGTAGAAGGCCGTCGGGTCAGTATTAAGGACCCCGGCGACGCGATTCGGCTTGGCATCGGCATGGTTCACCAAGAATTCATGCTGGTTCAGCCGATGAGCGTGGTGGAAAACGTGATTTTAGGGCTGAAAGAGACGCGCAGCGGCTATCTGGACTTGCATGCCGCCGCCAGGCGTCTGCAACAGATTTCGGACAAACACGGGCTGGCGGTTGACCCCTGGGCCAAGATCCAACATCTGCCGATTGGCGTTCAGCAGCGGGTGGAGATCCTCAAGTTGCTTTACCGCGATGCCAAAGTGCTCATTCTCGACGAGCCGACGGCGGTACTGACGCCGCGCGAAAAAGAGGGGCTGTTTGCCACGCTGGACTCGCTGCGTGCCGAAGGCCGCTCGGTGGTGATCGTCACCCATAAACTGTATGAAATCATGGCGGTGGCCGACCGCGTCTGCGTAATGCGCAGCGGGAAAATGGTCGAAAGCGTCGCTGTCACACAGACCTCAGAAACCGATTTAGCCCGCCGCATGGTAGGGCGCGACGTGCTGCTGCGGGTGGAAAAGCCCCAGCAGACACCGGGCGAAGAGGTGCTGCATATCGACAACATCGCCATGCGCGACGAAGCCGGAAATCAGAAAATTTGGCGCGTGGCGCTGAAAGTCCGCGCTGGGGAGATCCTCGGTATCGCCGGGGTTGACGGCAACGGGCAGTCAGAACTGGCCGACGCCTTGCTCAACCTGCGGCCCATTGAGGCCGGGCGCATTGTGCTGGGCGGCGTCGATATCTCCGATTTCACGCCCGCCCAGCGGCGCGGCGCGGGCATCGGTTTTATTCCCGCAGACCGCCGTGGCGTCGGCTCTGTCACTTCCATGTCGATCAGTGATAACGCCATTCTCGGCGCGCCCCGGCAACATGCGCGGGCGCGCGGCTGGCTGTTCAGCAAAAAATCCATCGCCGCCAAGGCGCAGGAGATTGTGAACCACTTCCGCGTAGTGACGCCGGATCTCGATTTTGAAGCTGGAAAGCTCTCCGGCGGCAACCTGCAAAAACTGATTTTAGGCCGCGAAGTGCTGCGTCGCCCACGGCTGCTGGTGGTTGAGCAGCCGACGCGCGGGCTGGACGTTGGCGCAGTGGAAGCGGTGTGGCAAGGCTTGCTGGAAGCACGTCAGCAGGGCTGTGCGATTGTGATGATCTCCGCCGAACTGGAAGAAATTATGAATTTATCCGACCGCATCGCGGTGATGTACGCCGGGCAAATCGCCGGGGTGCTGGACGCCGCCGAGGCGACTACTGAACAAATTGGCGAGCTGATGGCCGGTGGCAAGCTGGCAAATCTCAAGCCGGGCAGCAGTCTGAAGGAGGCGTCATGA
- a CDS encoding creatininase family protein: protein MNMPSSRWWWDLSTLEFSQLDMQNLVAILPIGAVEQHGPHLPVRVDAAINAGIVSRAVELLPADLPVLVLPALPIGKSDEHLEYPGTLSLPYEVLGKVWFEVAKSAWRAGVRKLIFWNSHGGQPQLMEIVCRQLRIELGMFAVGASWFATFDSSDLYSPSERAFGIHGGESETSVMLHLHPDLVAMDKAENFTSAAEALAARGGILTPEGGVSFGWQAQDLHPAGVTGNAAAADAQRGEVEVERAAQALVRLAQEVHDYPLSAVTQATRFKP from the coding sequence ATGAACATGCCGTCATCCCGCTGGTGGTGGGACCTCTCCACGCTGGAATTCAGCCAGCTTGATATGCAAAATTTGGTGGCGATCCTGCCGATTGGCGCGGTGGAGCAGCACGGGCCGCATCTGCCGGTGCGCGTGGATGCCGCGATCAATGCCGGAATTGTCTCCCGCGCGGTAGAGCTGCTGCCCGCTGACCTGCCGGTGCTGGTGCTGCCCGCGCTGCCGATTGGCAAATCCGACGAGCATCTTGAATACCCCGGCACCTTAAGCCTGCCTTACGAGGTGCTGGGGAAAGTATGGTTTGAAGTGGCAAAAAGCGCATGGCGCGCCGGGGTGCGAAAGCTGATTTTTTGGAATTCCCACGGCGGCCAGCCGCAGCTGATGGAAATCGTCTGCCGCCAGTTGCGCATTGAGTTAGGAATGTTCGCCGTGGGTGCCAGTTGGTTCGCCACCTTCGACAGTTCCGACTTATACAGCCCCAGCGAGCGCGCCTTCGGCATTCACGGCGGCGAATCAGAAACTAGCGTGATGCTGCATCTGCACCCCGACTTAGTGGCGATGGACAAGGCCGAAAACTTTACCTCGGCGGCGGAAGCGCTGGCGGCGCGGGGCGGCATTCTGACCCCAGAGGGCGGCGTCAGCTTTGGCTGGCAGGCGCAGGATTTACACCCGGCAGGCGTCACCGGCAATGCCGCCGCCGCCGACGCCCAGCGCGGCGAAGTTGAAGTAGAACGCGCCGCGCAGGCCTTGGTGCGACTGGCGCAGGAGGTGCATGACTATCCACTTAGCGCCGTGACGCAGGCGACGCGCTTCAAGCCATAA
- a CDS encoding MFS transporter: protein MKNRSLMIFLLFIGYVLVYIDKTVIGFALLPIEKEFNLQPEQLGYITGIFFLAYSLFQIPAGWLNDRIGFKKVLILSLFMLGGFALCFGLLGFGLGLLICFRFLAGVGHSGYPTSCAKAVVANFALEQRTFAQSILLSSAGLAMTAGPLIAVYSLDSLGWRGSFSVLGLLAFAVAICIVIFVPKAEQAVSSARNKAQGSYRALLKNPIVVLLFISIFCINIPSYGLMAWLPKYLVQHRGMSLETSGLVVATGGLGIWISSLATGWLVGRYMQGKEPKVVFSCSMLSALCIWLVYTTSSAMTAGLFLFLGYIFLMASFVTVFTLPMKRLPTDVMGAAMGIINTGGTLGGFVAPIVMGYLITVTQSYLSPFIFLSVAMVVAGVVILPLAKATRPLVSDAA from the coding sequence GTGAAAAATCGTTCTTTAATGATTTTCTTGCTGTTTATAGGTTATGTGTTGGTTTATATCGACAAAACCGTTATTGGTTTTGCGCTATTGCCAATCGAAAAGGAATTCAATCTTCAGCCCGAACAACTGGGGTATATCACCGGCATCTTCTTTCTGGCTTATTCTCTGTTCCAAATTCCTGCGGGCTGGCTCAACGACCGTATCGGCTTTAAAAAGGTACTGATCCTCTCCCTGTTTATGCTCGGCGGCTTCGCGCTGTGCTTTGGCCTGCTCGGGTTTGGCCTCGGGCTGCTGATTTGCTTCCGCTTTCTGGCGGGCGTGGGTCATTCGGGTTACCCAACGTCATGTGCCAAAGCCGTGGTGGCGAATTTCGCCCTCGAGCAGCGCACCTTTGCGCAATCCATCCTGCTCTCCTCCGCCGGGCTGGCGATGACCGCCGGGCCGCTGATCGCGGTCTATAGTCTGGACTCACTGGGCTGGCGTGGCTCTTTTTCCGTATTGGGCCTGCTGGCGTTTGCGGTGGCGATCTGCATCGTGATTTTTGTGCCGAAGGCCGAACAGGCGGTCAGCTCGGCGCGAAATAAGGCGCAGGGCAGTTATCGCGCCTTGCTCAAAAATCCCATCGTCGTGCTGCTGTTTATTTCCATCTTCTGCATCAACATTCCCTCCTACGGCCTGATGGCGTGGCTGCCGAAATATCTGGTGCAGCATCGCGGCATGTCGCTGGAAACCTCCGGCTTAGTGGTCGCCACCGGCGGGCTGGGCATCTGGATCTCCTCGCTGGCCACCGGCTGGCTGGTGGGGCGTTATATGCAGGGCAAAGAGCCGAAGGTGGTGTTTAGCTGCTCCATGCTCAGCGCGCTGTGCATCTGGCTGGTGTATACCACCTCGTCGGCGATGACCGCCGGGCTGTTTTTATTCCTCGGCTACATCTTCCTGATGGCATCGTTCGTCACCGTGTTTACCCTGCCGATGAAACGCCTGCCGACGGACGTCATGGGCGCCGCCATGGGCATCATCAACACCGGCGGCACGCTGGGTGGCTTCGTCGCCCCGATAGTCATGGGATATCTGATAACCGTGACCCAAAGTTACCTTTCACCCTTTATTTTTCTCTCCGTGGCGATGGTCGTTGCGGGCGTGGTGATCCTGCCGCTAGCCAAGGCCACGCGCCCGTTGGTTAGCGATGCGGCTTAA
- a CDS encoding LysR family transcriptional regulator: MLQHRLLMYLDQVARAGSIRKAAARLHISASAINRQILALEDELGTPLFQRLPRKMVLTAAGEVLIHHVRQTFKELEWAQVKIEELKGLRRGEVTVAMMSGLAANLIPRMASEFRRANPRVKLILRQLTSGDDIMSAVESGEADLGLGFDFVLPPTLRVLSSAVGRLGAVVAPGHPLADKTSLRISDCIAYPIVIADKTTVIRPYLNDVFAKALVTAHPVIETNSIEVMRHAAMEDQGLTFLTPFDIEFDLRAGRLMYIPVRELGQQTQKLMLIGHDRGTSAIGSVLAETVKGMMTQTA, encoded by the coding sequence ATGTTGCAGCACCGGCTGTTGATGTATCTCGATCAGGTGGCGCGCGCCGGTTCTATTCGCAAAGCGGCGGCCCGTTTGCATATTTCGGCTTCGGCAATTAACCGCCAGATACTGGCCTTGGAAGATGAGCTGGGCACCCCGCTGTTCCAGCGTCTGCCGCGCAAAATGGTGCTGACCGCCGCCGGAGAGGTGCTGATCCACCACGTTCGCCAGACCTTTAAAGAGCTGGAGTGGGCGCAGGTGAAAATCGAGGAGCTGAAGGGGTTACGCCGTGGCGAGGTGACGGTGGCGATGATGAGCGGGTTGGCGGCCAACCTGATCCCGCGCATGGCCAGCGAGTTTCGCCGCGCCAACCCACGGGTGAAACTGATCCTGCGCCAGCTGACCAGCGGCGATGACATTATGTCAGCCGTGGAATCGGGCGAGGCTGACCTCGGCCTGGGCTTTGATTTCGTGCTGCCGCCGACGCTGCGAGTGCTCTCCAGCGCCGTCGGCCGACTGGGCGCGGTGGTCGCGCCGGGCCATCCGCTGGCGGATAAAACCAGTTTGCGCATCAGCGACTGCATTGCCTATCCGATTGTTATCGCAGATAAAACCACCGTGATCCGTCCTTACCTGAATGACGTATTCGCCAAGGCGCTGGTGACGGCGCACCCGGTGATTGAAACCAATTCGATAGAAGTGATGCGCCACGCCGCCATGGAAGACCAAGGGCTGACCTTCCTAACGCCTTTTGATATTGAGTTCGACCTGCGCGCCGGGCGGCTGATGTACATTCCGGTGCGTGAGCTAGGCCAGCAGACGCAGAAATTGATGCTGATAGGACACGATCGTGGCACCAGCGCCATTGGCAGTGTGCTGGCGGAAACGGTGAAGGGCATGATGACGCAAACCGCCTGA
- a CDS encoding ABC transporter permease, protein MKAFLARRHAPVDSTLSLVLTTALALVAAFVLAGLLFIPFGASPLSAFGSLFAEAFGSLRGFSQTLVQATPLILIAQATIVIWRGGLGYIGFEGCFLVGAAAASYVALGGTPQGMSFMLPAWAFWPVVIVAAFAAGAIWAGIVGIMRVRFGGNDVLISLMANYVAAFLIQYLVSGPMRAPGDLPQTPRLPVESWLPMILPGMRAHMGLLIALVCSVLVWVLIRATPVGYEMIVSGLNPKAARYGGINVVRRQMLAVFLGGGMAALAGLCAVLGVQHRLMDGLAGGVGFVGVVVALLARLNPLVVIPTAILYGGLEVGGSAMQRQTGLPTSVIFILESLVVLLILAGDILRYYRINWPGRAETPLAAATENKS, encoded by the coding sequence ATGAAAGCATTCTTAGCGCGCCGCCACGCGCCGGTGGATTCCACCCTCTCGCTGGTGCTCACCACGGCGCTGGCGCTAGTCGCCGCCTTCGTGCTGGCCGGTTTACTGTTTATTCCCTTTGGCGCCAGCCCGTTATCGGCATTTGGCTCGCTGTTCGCCGAGGCTTTTGGCTCGCTGCGCGGCTTTAGCCAGACGCTGGTACAGGCCACGCCGCTGATTTTAATTGCTCAGGCCACCATCGTGATTTGGCGCGGCGGGCTGGGTTATATCGGCTTTGAAGGCTGCTTCTTGGTGGGCGCGGCCGCGGCCTCTTATGTCGCGCTAGGGGGCACGCCGCAGGGCATGTCCTTCATGCTGCCCGCGTGGGCCTTCTGGCCGGTGGTGATTGTCGCGGCCTTTGCGGCCGGGGCGATTTGGGCGGGCATCGTCGGCATTATGCGCGTGCGCTTCGGCGGCAATGACGTGCTTATCTCGCTGATGGCCAACTACGTGGCCGCCTTCCTGATCCAATACTTAGTCTCTGGCCCGATGCGTGCGCCGGGGGATCTGCCTCAGACGCCGCGTCTGCCGGTGGAAAGCTGGCTGCCGATGATTTTACCCGGCATGCGCGCGCATATGGGCTTGCTGATTGCGCTGGTCTGCTCGGTGTTGGTGTGGGTGCTGATCCGCGCCACGCCGGTCGGCTACGAAATGATTGTCAGCGGCCTGAACCCGAAAGCCGCGCGCTATGGCGGCATTAATGTGGTGCGCCGCCAGATGCTGGCCGTGTTCCTCGGTGGCGGCATGGCCGCGCTGGCCGGGCTGTGCGCGGTGCTCGGCGTGCAACATCGCCTGATGGACGGATTAGCCGGCGGCGTCGGCTTTGTCGGCGTGGTCGTGGCCCTGTTGGCGCGCCTGAACCCGCTGGTGGTGATCCCGACGGCCATTTTATACGGCGGGTTGGAAGTCGGCGGCAGCGCGATGCAGCGCCAGACCGGCCTGCCGACCTCGGTGATTTTCATTCTGGAAAGCCTAGTGGTGCTGTTGATCCTCGCCGGAGACATTCTGCGCTATTACCGAATTAATTGGCCGGGGCGGGCAGAAACCCCGCTGGCCGCCGCCACGGAGAACAAATCATGA
- a CDS encoding phosphoribulokinase, with amino-acid sequence MSAKHPVIAVTGSSGAGTTTTSLAFRKIFQQLGLRSAELEGDSFHRFTRPEMDAAIRKARDQGRHISYFGPEANDFALLEQSFIEYGRSGSGRSRKYLHTYDEAVPYNQVPGTFTPWQALAEPTDVLFYEGLHGGVVADKIDVAAQVDLLVGVVPIVNLEWIQKLVRDTGERGHSREAVMDSVVRSMDDYINYITPQFSRTHINFQRVPTVDTSNPFAAKAIPSLDESFVVIHFRGLDDIDFPYLLAMLQGSFISHINTLVVPGGKMGLAMELIMAPLVQRLMEGKKIE; translated from the coding sequence ATGTCAGCTAAACACCCAGTTATTGCCGTGACCGGCTCCAGCGGCGCAGGAACTACCACCACCAGTTTGGCGTTTCGCAAGATTTTCCAACAGCTTGGGCTGCGTTCCGCCGAGCTGGAAGGGGACAGTTTTCACCGTTTCACCCGCCCGGAGATGGACGCCGCCATTCGTAAGGCGCGCGATCAGGGCCGCCATATCAGCTACTTCGGGCCAGAGGCCAATGACTTCGCCCTGCTCGAGCAAAGCTTTATTGAATATGGCCGCTCGGGCAGCGGGCGCTCGCGCAAGTATTTGCATACTTATGACGAAGCCGTTCCCTACAATCAGGTGCCCGGCACCTTCACGCCGTGGCAGGCGCTGGCCGAACCCACCGACGTGCTGTTCTACGAGGGGCTACACGGTGGCGTCGTCGCCGACAAAATCGACGTGGCGGCGCAGGTTGATTTGCTGGTTGGCGTAGTGCCGATTGTTAACCTTGAGTGGATCCAGAAACTGGTACGCGACACCGGCGAACGCGGCCATTCGCGCGAAGCCGTGATGGACTCTGTAGTGCGTTCGATGGATGACTACATTAACTACATCACGCCGCAGTTCTCCCGCACCCATATTAACTTCCAGCGCGTGCCGACAGTGGACACCTCCAACCCGTTCGCGGCGAAAGCGATTCCGTCGCTGGATGAGAGCTTCGTGGTGATCCACTTCCGTGGGCTGGACGACATTGATTTCCCTTACCTGCTGGCGATGCTGCAAGGCTCATTCATTTCGCACATCAATACGTTGGTGGTGCCGGGCGGCAAGATGGGGCTGGCGATGGAGTTAATCATGGCGCCGCTGGTGCAGCGCCTGATGGAAGGGAAGAAAATCGAGTAG
- a CDS encoding LysR substrate-binding domain-containing protein yields the protein MKYLPKLQQLRTFQQVIRSGSIRGAARAMNQSQPAVSRALRELEQVLDTQLIVRGNQGMALTETGRAFAQRMQFILEELERAAAEIQQMNHFSQGSVAMGCSSLLALTVFPPLADSFTEQFPQTKLLVKEGQLSMLLPALREGRLDFAVGSAGPGLPLEDLIREPLFRAPFGVLARRGHPLAQAKTLDELQGARWVFPETDMGYYRQLQLTMAAFYQAGPAPLRTDSVVCGLNMVLQSDYLTIVARAMYAPFHLEDKLCLLDIDTLPEAEYCVFYSQKSPLTFAARRFLELLRLKCQQYPW from the coding sequence ATGAAATATCTTCCAAAATTACAGCAGTTGAGAACTTTCCAGCAGGTGATCCGCAGCGGCAGTATTCGCGGCGCGGCGCGGGCGATGAATCAATCCCAGCCTGCGGTAAGCCGCGCTTTGCGCGAGCTGGAGCAAGTGCTGGACACCCAGCTTATCGTGCGCGGCAATCAGGGGATGGCGCTGACCGAAACGGGCCGCGCTTTTGCCCAGCGTATGCAGTTTATTCTTGAGGAGCTGGAGCGAGCCGCCGCCGAGATTCAGCAGATGAATCACTTTTCGCAAGGTTCGGTAGCCATGGGCTGCTCGTCGCTGCTGGCCCTGACGGTCTTTCCGCCTCTGGCCGACAGCTTTACCGAGCAGTTCCCACAGACCAAGCTGCTGGTGAAAGAGGGGCAGCTTTCTATGCTGCTTCCCGCCCTGCGCGAGGGGCGTCTCGACTTTGCCGTCGGCAGCGCCGGGCCGGGATTGCCGCTGGAGGATTTGATTCGTGAGCCGTTGTTTCGCGCCCCCTTTGGCGTGCTGGCGCGGCGCGGGCACCCTCTGGCACAGGCGAAAACCTTAGATGAGCTACAGGGCGCGCGCTGGGTCTTTCCTGAAACGGATATGGGCTATTACCGACAGCTACAGTTGACCATGGCGGCGTTTTATCAGGCTGGCCCGGCACCGTTGCGCACGGATTCCGTGGTTTGCGGGCTGAATATGGTGTTGCAGTCGGATTATCTTACCATTGTGGCGCGCGCGATGTACGCCCCTTTCCATCTGGAGGACAAACTCTGCTTGCTGGACATTGATACTCTGCCGGAGGCGGAATACTGCGTATTTTATTCGCAAAAATCGCCGCTAACCTTTGCGGCGCGGCGATTCTTAGAGTTATTGCGGCTGAAGTGTCAGCAGTACCCTTGGTAG
- a CDS encoding BMP family protein, producing the protein MSGLSRRNFAKALASMMLIPLAAPLMSRKAFAAGETIKVALLLPGSVADGGWSQLAYQGLQNLKAQGFNVASSESVPQAQMEQVIRGYADDGYTLIIGHSFEYGSAFNEIAPEYPDTYFFATTFKPSEKAPNNVEFVDLAYLNAAYGAGALAALISEKGKAVGYVGGGDNPTQQGMMRAFIAGAEKTRSGIKGLGIVTGDYDNAAKGREAASTMIGNGADVIWHSADVTGLGAIQGAAAAKVKAIGCYSDQKSIAPDFVATSFETNLPWVVEQVAHSVRDKKFLGGQEWKPKVSDAWLPLYGSDKYNSKLVSAAAWATFQDIWAQLASGSIDVASLIKAK; encoded by the coding sequence ATGTCTGGTTTATCGCGCCGTAATTTTGCCAAAGCGCTGGCAAGCATGATGTTGATTCCGTTGGCTGCACCACTGATGTCCCGCAAGGCGTTTGCTGCGGGTGAAACCATAAAAGTTGCTCTGTTATTACCGGGTTCCGTGGCCGATGGCGGCTGGAGCCAGCTGGCTTATCAGGGTTTGCAGAACCTGAAAGCGCAGGGATTCAACGTCGCCAGCAGCGAAAGCGTGCCGCAGGCGCAGATGGAGCAGGTGATCCGGGGTTATGCCGATGACGGCTACACCCTGATCATCGGCCACAGCTTCGAATATGGCTCGGCATTCAATGAAATTGCGCCGGAATATCCGGACACCTACTTCTTCGCCACTACCTTTAAGCCGTCGGAAAAAGCGCCGAACAACGTGGAATTCGTTGATCTGGCCTACTTGAACGCGGCCTATGGCGCAGGGGCGCTGGCGGCGCTGATTTCCGAAAAAGGCAAAGCCGTGGGCTATGTCGGCGGCGGGGATAACCCGACCCAGCAGGGCATGATGCGCGCCTTTATTGCCGGAGCAGAGAAAACTCGCTCGGGAATCAAAGGATTGGGCATCGTCACCGGCGATTACGACAACGCCGCCAAGGGCCGCGAGGCTGCTAGCACCATGATTGGCAACGGCGCGGACGTCATTTGGCACAGCGCGGATGTCACCGGCTTAGGCGCGATTCAGGGCGCGGCGGCGGCCAAGGTGAAAGCCATCGGCTGCTATTCCGACCAGAAAAGCATCGCGCCAGATTTCGTCGCCACCAGCTTCGAAACCAACCTGCCGTGGGTGGTTGAACAAGTGGCGCACAGCGTGCGTGACAAGAAATTTCTCGGCGGGCAGGAGTGGAAGCCAAAAGTCTCTGACGCCTGGCTGCCGCTGTACGGCAGTGACAAATACAACAGCAAGTTAGTTAGCGCGGCGGCCTGGGCGACGTTTCAGGACATCTGGGCGCAGCTGGCCAGCGGCAGTATCGACGTTGCCAGTTTGATTAAAGCGAAATAA
- a CDS encoding amidohydrolase has product MMTIHFESLLEEVKPKVIAWRRHIHAHPELSFQEQATADYIANELATFGHLELRRLTPNSVVAELRGAYPGPTYALRADIDALPIQEETDEPFCSTVPGVMHACGHDAHSAMLLGAAWVLSQCQSELRGSVRFIFQHAEELPPGGAQELVNLGVLDGVSQIFGLHVMPNYPTGEVGLKEGVFCASSDNFDIVIHGKGGHGSMPQLCIDPVVIGAEVVMALQTLVSRRLDPLRVPVLTVATFQGGESYNVIPERARLAGTLRTHDSSVRQVVPGLMEQTIAGIVSAYGAKHEIRWTPGYVNGDNHPDACAVARQVIANTLGQGALRELEHPLFGGEDFSSYQQVVPGCFLFIGSGNEAIGATYNVHHPRFKLDEEVLQIGVKLHVGFIRHLLINQD; this is encoded by the coding sequence ATGATGACGATCCATTTTGAAAGCCTGCTGGAAGAAGTAAAACCGAAAGTTATCGCCTGGCGTCGGCATATCCATGCCCACCCTGAGCTATCGTTTCAGGAGCAGGCCACGGCGGATTACATCGCCAATGAGCTGGCGACCTTCGGGCATCTCGAGCTGAGAAGGCTGACGCCAAACAGCGTGGTGGCGGAGCTGCGCGGGGCGTATCCCGGCCCGACTTATGCCCTGCGTGCCGACATCGACGCTTTGCCGATTCAGGAGGAAACCGACGAGCCGTTCTGCTCCACCGTGCCGGGCGTAATGCACGCCTGCGGCCACGACGCCCACTCGGCGATGTTGCTGGGCGCGGCGTGGGTGCTGAGCCAGTGCCAGTCTGAGCTGCGCGGCTCGGTGCGTTTCATCTTCCAGCATGCCGAAGAGCTACCGCCGGGCGGCGCGCAGGAGCTGGTAAATCTGGGCGTGTTGGACGGCGTGAGCCAGATCTTCGGCCTGCACGTCATGCCCAACTACCCGACGGGGGAGGTCGGCCTGAAAGAGGGCGTGTTCTGCGCCTCCAGCGACAACTTCGACATTGTTATCCACGGCAAGGGCGGCCACGGCTCGATGCCGCAGCTGTGCATTGATCCGGTAGTGATTGGCGCGGAAGTGGTGATGGCGCTGCAAACGCTGGTATCGCGCAGGCTGGATCCGCTGCGCGTGCCGGTGCTGACGGTTGCTACTTTTCAAGGTGGCGAAAGCTACAACGTGATCCCCGAGCGAGCGCGGCTTGCCGGAACCTTGCGTACCCACGACAGCAGCGTGCGTCAGGTGGTGCCGGGGTTAATGGAGCAGACCATCGCGGGCATCGTCTCGGCCTATGGCGCGAAACATGAAATTCGCTGGACGCCCGGCTATGTCAATGGCGATAACCACCCGGACGCCTGCGCGGTAGCGCGGCAGGTGATTGCCAACACGCTGGGGCAGGGAGCGTTAAGAGAGCTTGAACATCCGCTGTTTGGTGGCGAAGATTTCTCTTCTTATCAGCAGGTTGTGCCGGGCTGCTTCCTGTTTATCGGCAGCGGCAATGAGGCTATTGGGGCGACGTACAATGTACATCACCCGCGATTTAAGCTGGATGAAGAGGTGCTACAGATTGGCGTTAAACTGCACGTGGGCTTTATCCGCCATCTGCTGATCAATCAGGACTAA